The Physeter macrocephalus isolate SW-GA unplaced genomic scaffold, ASM283717v5 random_444, whole genome shotgun sequence genome has a segment encoding these proteins:
- the ATXN7L2 gene encoding ataxin-7-like protein 2 isoform X3, producing the protein MAVRERAAAAMAALERRVPSLDDFAGQSWSSWVERAELPAADGAELEESNKNLKKLDAMTLIKEDMSIFGHCPAHDDFYLVVCNHCSQVVKPQAFQKHCERRHGPLSKLYARAPPPPPAPASSQKCHVVNGQGPACRAPGSTKTSSREKGQGSRSRGHQPPEKTQKDNLCLFVPVVNLEKMSSLPKPDGHGIRVAPPSAFLSQPAGLTKDSPGKNPMASPSKELPGRGSIEITPSEGPSHRAEGSPSEKEPGGARLPPKAHRKMARKECDLNRQCGVINPETKKICTRLLTCKIHSVHQRREVQGRAKDFDVLVAELKANSRKGESPKEKSPGRKEAALERPSQEPPSSVQVVAAVAAPSSTFSARAKQTYPYCALPRSRASSESELDDEGPCGGVGDPGLFPFPLPRGGAQASSEESEEEGTSDDLHLPTDCHYATRPPRPQAFCTFGSRLVSPGCYVFSRRLDRFCSALSSMLERHLSSHMWKKIPPAAEPPSHLVSSPPSAPLSPSSAGSCPRLPGPPPRPACPASTPPTKDSLGPGYPAGSPSVAAACSQAECMGGSQAITSPLPANTPSPSFSKLPPSKASKSSKGKDGLEVEAPSRKRKLSPGPATFKRTCILEPTGKGKPSGCRGLSAKTKTGLGMGLNGTVEPRVKRAGPLDCRGSPHQPPTPVKASQLDNQGAAGHPAKALPTNCLSEEEVAKKRKNLATYCRPVKAKHCQAGAPADAACSVRRKKPGPALAFEEKCSTLKSKAH; encoded by the exons ATGGCGGTGCGTGAACGCGCGGCGGCAGCAATGGCCGCTCTGGAGCGGCGGGTGCCGAGTCTCGATGACTTCGCGGGACAGAGCTGGAGCTCGTGGGTGGAGCGGGCCGAGCTGCCCGCGGCCGACG GGGCTGAGTTGGAGGAGAGTAACAAAAACCTGAAGAAGTTGGATGCCATGACCCTCATTAAAGAAG ACATGTCCATCTTCGGGCACTGCCCTGCCCATGACGACTTCTATTTGGTTGTATGTAACCATTGCAGCCAAGTGGTGAAGCCTCAAGCTTTCCAGAAGCACTGCG AAAGAAGACATGGGCCGCTCAGCAAGCTTTACGCCcgggccccacccccacctccagcccctgccaGCTCTCAGAAATGCCATGTAGTGAACGGTCAGGGCCCAGCTTGTAGGGCCCCAGGTTCCACCAAAACCTCCTCCAGGGAGAAGGGCCAGGGGTCCCGGAGCCGTGGCCACCAGCCTCCTGAGAAGACCCAGAAGGACAACCTCTG CCTTTTCGTGCCTGTGGTGAATCTGGAAAAGATGTCCAGTCTCCCGAAGCCCGATGGACACGGAATCAGGGTGGCTCCACCCTCTGCTTTCCTCAGCCAGCCGGCTGGCCTCACCAAGGACTCCCCTGGAAAAAACCCCATGGCATCCCCTTCTAAAGAACTTCCTGGCAGGGGGAGCATCGAGATAACCCCCAGCGAGGGCCCCAGTCACCGGGCTGAAGGCAGCCCGTCTGAAAAGGAGCCTGGTGGGGCCAGGCTGCCCCCTAAAGCCCACCGGAAGATGGCTC GGAAGGAGTGCGACCTCAACAGGCAGTGTGGGGTAATAAATCCAGAGACCAAAAAGATCTGTACCCGCCTGCTGACCTGCAAG ATCCACTCCGTGCACCAGCGCAGGGAAGTCCAGGGCCGAGCCAAGGACTTTGACGTGCTGGTGGCAGAGCTGAAGGCCAACTCCCGCAAAGGGGAGTCTCCCAAGGAGAAGAGCCCAGGGCGCAAGGAGGCAGCTCTTGagcgcccctcccaggagccccccTCCTCAGTCCAGGTTGTGGCAGCAGTGGCTGCTCCCAGCAGCACCTTCTCTGCTCGTGCCAAGCAGACCTACCCATACTGTGCACTGCCCAG GTCCCGGGCGTCCTCTGAGAGTGAGTTGGATGATGAAGGCCCTTGTGGTGGTGTTGGGGACCCAGGCCTgttccccttccccctgccccggGGTGGTGCCCAGGCCTCCAGCGAGGAGAGTGAGGAGGAGGGGACATCTGATGACCTCCACCTCCCCACTGACTGCCATTATGCAACCCGGCCCCCTCGGCCGCAGGCG TTCTGCACCTTTGGGAGCCGGCTGGTGAGTCCAGGATGCTATGTGTTTAGCCGCCGGCTGGACAGGTTCTGCTCGGCACTGAGCTCTATGCTGGAACGGCACCTCAGCTCACACATGTGGAA GAAGATCCCCCCGGCGGCTGAGCCTCCATCCCACCTTGTCAGCTCCCCGCCATCTGCTCCCCTGAGCCCATCCTCTGCGGGCAGTTGCCCCCGCCTTCCAGGCCCACCCCCCAGACCCGCCTGCCCAGCCTCCACGCCCCCCACCAAGGACAGTCTTGGCCCCGGCTACCCTGCAGGCTCCCCCAGCGTGGCAGCCGCCTGCAGCCAGGCGGAGTGCATGGGCGGGAGCCAGGCTATCACCTCACCACTGCCTGCCAACACACCTTCCCCGTCCTTCAGCAAGCTCCCACCTTCCAAGGCCAGCAAGTCATCCAAAGGCAAGGACGGGCTCGAGGTGGAGGCTCCTTCTCGAAAGCGAAAGTTATCCCCTGGGCCCGCCACTTTCAAACGGACCTGCATCCTGGAGCCCACTGGAAAAGGCAAACCCTCTGGCTGCCGGGGCCTCTCGGCCAAGACTAAAACAGGCCTGGGCATGGGGCTTAATGGGACGGTGGAGCCGAGAGTGAAGCGGGCAGGGCCCCTGGACTGTCGGGGTTCCCCTCATCAGCCCCCCACGCCAGTCAAGGCTTCTCAGCTGGACAACCAGGGAGCGGCTGGACACCCGGCCAAGGCCCTGCCGACCAACTGCCTCTCTGAGGAGGAGGTAGCCAAGAAGCGGAAAAACCTGGCCACTTACTGCCGGCCAGTGAAGGCCAAGCACTGCCAGGCTGGTGCTCCTGCCGACGCGGCCTGCTCTGTGCGCCGCAAGAAACCGGGTCCGGCCCTGGCCTTTGAGGAGAAGTGTTCTACACTGAAG TCAAAAGCCCATTAA
- the ATXN7L2 gene encoding ataxin-7-like protein 2 isoform X4: MAALERRVPSLDDFAGQSWSSWVERAELPAADGAELEESNKNLKKLDAMTLIKEERRHGPLSKLYARAPPPPPAPASSQKCHVVNGQGPACRAPGSTKTSSREKGQGSRSRGHQPPEKTQKDNLCLFVPVVNLEKMSSLPKPDGHGIRVAPPSAFLSQPAGLTKDSPGKNPMASPSKELPGRGSIEITPSEGPSHRAEGSPSEKEPGGARLPPKAHRKMARKECDLNRQCGVINPETKKICTRLLTCKIHSVHQRREVQGRAKDFDVLVAELKANSRKGESPKEKSPGRKEAALERPSQEPPSSVQVVAAVAAPSSTFSARAKQTYPYCALPRSRASSESELDDEGPCGGVGDPGLFPFPLPRGGAQASSEESEEEGTSDDLHLPTDCHYATRPPRPQAFCTFGSRLVSPGCYVFSRRLDRFCSALSSMLERHLSSHMWKKIPPAAEPPSHLVSSPPSAPLSPSSAGSCPRLPGPPPRPACPASTPPTKDSLGPGYPAGSPSVAAACSQAECMGGSQAITSPLPANTPSPSFSKLPPSKASKSSKGKDGLEVEAPSRKRKLSPGPATFKRTCILEPTGKGKPSGCRGLSAKTKTGLGMGLNGTVEPRVKRAGPLDCRGSPHQPPTPVKASQLDNQGAAGHPAKALPTNCLSEEEVAKKRKNLATYCRPVKAKHCQAGAPADAACSVRRKKPGPALAFEEKCSTLKDLELPLFPEGEEAGLHELR; this comes from the exons ATGGCCGCTCTGGAGCGGCGGGTGCCGAGTCTCGATGACTTCGCGGGACAGAGCTGGAGCTCGTGGGTGGAGCGGGCCGAGCTGCCCGCGGCCGACG GGGCTGAGTTGGAGGAGAGTAACAAAAACCTGAAGAAGTTGGATGCCATGACCCTCATTAAAGAAG AAAGAAGACATGGGCCGCTCAGCAAGCTTTACGCCcgggccccacccccacctccagcccctgccaGCTCTCAGAAATGCCATGTAGTGAACGGTCAGGGCCCAGCTTGTAGGGCCCCAGGTTCCACCAAAACCTCCTCCAGGGAGAAGGGCCAGGGGTCCCGGAGCCGTGGCCACCAGCCTCCTGAGAAGACCCAGAAGGACAACCTCTG CCTTTTCGTGCCTGTGGTGAATCTGGAAAAGATGTCCAGTCTCCCGAAGCCCGATGGACACGGAATCAGGGTGGCTCCACCCTCTGCTTTCCTCAGCCAGCCGGCTGGCCTCACCAAGGACTCCCCTGGAAAAAACCCCATGGCATCCCCTTCTAAAGAACTTCCTGGCAGGGGGAGCATCGAGATAACCCCCAGCGAGGGCCCCAGTCACCGGGCTGAAGGCAGCCCGTCTGAAAAGGAGCCTGGTGGGGCCAGGCTGCCCCCTAAAGCCCACCGGAAGATGGCTC GGAAGGAGTGCGACCTCAACAGGCAGTGTGGGGTAATAAATCCAGAGACCAAAAAGATCTGTACCCGCCTGCTGACCTGCAAG ATCCACTCCGTGCACCAGCGCAGGGAAGTCCAGGGCCGAGCCAAGGACTTTGACGTGCTGGTGGCAGAGCTGAAGGCCAACTCCCGCAAAGGGGAGTCTCCCAAGGAGAAGAGCCCAGGGCGCAAGGAGGCAGCTCTTGagcgcccctcccaggagccccccTCCTCAGTCCAGGTTGTGGCAGCAGTGGCTGCTCCCAGCAGCACCTTCTCTGCTCGTGCCAAGCAGACCTACCCATACTGTGCACTGCCCAG GTCCCGGGCGTCCTCTGAGAGTGAGTTGGATGATGAAGGCCCTTGTGGTGGTGTTGGGGACCCAGGCCTgttccccttccccctgccccggGGTGGTGCCCAGGCCTCCAGCGAGGAGAGTGAGGAGGAGGGGACATCTGATGACCTCCACCTCCCCACTGACTGCCATTATGCAACCCGGCCCCCTCGGCCGCAGGCG TTCTGCACCTTTGGGAGCCGGCTGGTGAGTCCAGGATGCTATGTGTTTAGCCGCCGGCTGGACAGGTTCTGCTCGGCACTGAGCTCTATGCTGGAACGGCACCTCAGCTCACACATGTGGAA GAAGATCCCCCCGGCGGCTGAGCCTCCATCCCACCTTGTCAGCTCCCCGCCATCTGCTCCCCTGAGCCCATCCTCTGCGGGCAGTTGCCCCCGCCTTCCAGGCCCACCCCCCAGACCCGCCTGCCCAGCCTCCACGCCCCCCACCAAGGACAGTCTTGGCCCCGGCTACCCTGCAGGCTCCCCCAGCGTGGCAGCCGCCTGCAGCCAGGCGGAGTGCATGGGCGGGAGCCAGGCTATCACCTCACCACTGCCTGCCAACACACCTTCCCCGTCCTTCAGCAAGCTCCCACCTTCCAAGGCCAGCAAGTCATCCAAAGGCAAGGACGGGCTCGAGGTGGAGGCTCCTTCTCGAAAGCGAAAGTTATCCCCTGGGCCCGCCACTTTCAAACGGACCTGCATCCTGGAGCCCACTGGAAAAGGCAAACCCTCTGGCTGCCGGGGCCTCTCGGCCAAGACTAAAACAGGCCTGGGCATGGGGCTTAATGGGACGGTGGAGCCGAGAGTGAAGCGGGCAGGGCCCCTGGACTGTCGGGGTTCCCCTCATCAGCCCCCCACGCCAGTCAAGGCTTCTCAGCTGGACAACCAGGGAGCGGCTGGACACCCGGCCAAGGCCCTGCCGACCAACTGCCTCTCTGAGGAGGAGGTAGCCAAGAAGCGGAAAAACCTGGCCACTTACTGCCGGCCAGTGAAGGCCAAGCACTGCCAGGCTGGTGCTCCTGCCGACGCGGCCTGCTCTGTGCGCCGCAAGAAACCGGGTCCGGCCCTGGCCTTTGAGGAGAAGTGTTCTACACTGAAG GACTTGGAGCTACCTCTGTTCCCTGAAGGAGAGGAAGCTGGACTCCATGAGCTCAGATAA
- the ATXN7L2 gene encoding ataxin-7-like protein 2 isoform X5, which yields MTLIKEDMSIFGHCPAHDDFYLVVCNHCSQVVKPQAFQKHCERRHGPLSKLYARAPPPPPAPASSQKCHVVNGQGPACRAPGSTKTSSREKGQGSRSRGHQPPEKTQKDNLCLFVPVVNLEKMSSLPKPDGHGIRVAPPSAFLSQPAGLTKDSPGKNPMASPSKELPGRGSIEITPSEGPSHRAEGSPSEKEPGGARLPPKAHRKMARKECDLNRQCGVINPETKKICTRLLTCKIHSVHQRREVQGRAKDFDVLVAELKANSRKGESPKEKSPGRKEAALERPSQEPPSSVQVVAAVAAPSSTFSARAKQTYPYCALPRSRASSESELDDEGPCGGVGDPGLFPFPLPRGGAQASSEESEEEGTSDDLHLPTDCHYATRPPRPQAFCTFGSRLVSPGCYVFSRRLDRFCSALSSMLERHLSSHMWKKIPPAAEPPSHLVSSPPSAPLSPSSAGSCPRLPGPPPRPACPASTPPTKDSLGPGYPAGSPSVAAACSQAECMGGSQAITSPLPANTPSPSFSKLPPSKASKSSKGKDGLEVEAPSRKRKLSPGPATFKRTCILEPTGKGKPSGCRGLSAKTKTGLGMGLNGTVEPRVKRAGPLDCRGSPHQPPTPVKASQLDNQGAAGHPAKALPTNCLSEEEVAKKRKNLATYCRPVKAKHCQAGAPADAACSVRRKKPGPALAFEEKCSTLKDLELPLFPEGEEAGLHELR from the exons ATGACCCTCATTAAAGAAG ACATGTCCATCTTCGGGCACTGCCCTGCCCATGACGACTTCTATTTGGTTGTATGTAACCATTGCAGCCAAGTGGTGAAGCCTCAAGCTTTCCAGAAGCACTGCG AAAGAAGACATGGGCCGCTCAGCAAGCTTTACGCCcgggccccacccccacctccagcccctgccaGCTCTCAGAAATGCCATGTAGTGAACGGTCAGGGCCCAGCTTGTAGGGCCCCAGGTTCCACCAAAACCTCCTCCAGGGAGAAGGGCCAGGGGTCCCGGAGCCGTGGCCACCAGCCTCCTGAGAAGACCCAGAAGGACAACCTCTG CCTTTTCGTGCCTGTGGTGAATCTGGAAAAGATGTCCAGTCTCCCGAAGCCCGATGGACACGGAATCAGGGTGGCTCCACCCTCTGCTTTCCTCAGCCAGCCGGCTGGCCTCACCAAGGACTCCCCTGGAAAAAACCCCATGGCATCCCCTTCTAAAGAACTTCCTGGCAGGGGGAGCATCGAGATAACCCCCAGCGAGGGCCCCAGTCACCGGGCTGAAGGCAGCCCGTCTGAAAAGGAGCCTGGTGGGGCCAGGCTGCCCCCTAAAGCCCACCGGAAGATGGCTC GGAAGGAGTGCGACCTCAACAGGCAGTGTGGGGTAATAAATCCAGAGACCAAAAAGATCTGTACCCGCCTGCTGACCTGCAAG ATCCACTCCGTGCACCAGCGCAGGGAAGTCCAGGGCCGAGCCAAGGACTTTGACGTGCTGGTGGCAGAGCTGAAGGCCAACTCCCGCAAAGGGGAGTCTCCCAAGGAGAAGAGCCCAGGGCGCAAGGAGGCAGCTCTTGagcgcccctcccaggagccccccTCCTCAGTCCAGGTTGTGGCAGCAGTGGCTGCTCCCAGCAGCACCTTCTCTGCTCGTGCCAAGCAGACCTACCCATACTGTGCACTGCCCAG GTCCCGGGCGTCCTCTGAGAGTGAGTTGGATGATGAAGGCCCTTGTGGTGGTGTTGGGGACCCAGGCCTgttccccttccccctgccccggGGTGGTGCCCAGGCCTCCAGCGAGGAGAGTGAGGAGGAGGGGACATCTGATGACCTCCACCTCCCCACTGACTGCCATTATGCAACCCGGCCCCCTCGGCCGCAGGCG TTCTGCACCTTTGGGAGCCGGCTGGTGAGTCCAGGATGCTATGTGTTTAGCCGCCGGCTGGACAGGTTCTGCTCGGCACTGAGCTCTATGCTGGAACGGCACCTCAGCTCACACATGTGGAA GAAGATCCCCCCGGCGGCTGAGCCTCCATCCCACCTTGTCAGCTCCCCGCCATCTGCTCCCCTGAGCCCATCCTCTGCGGGCAGTTGCCCCCGCCTTCCAGGCCCACCCCCCAGACCCGCCTGCCCAGCCTCCACGCCCCCCACCAAGGACAGTCTTGGCCCCGGCTACCCTGCAGGCTCCCCCAGCGTGGCAGCCGCCTGCAGCCAGGCGGAGTGCATGGGCGGGAGCCAGGCTATCACCTCACCACTGCCTGCCAACACACCTTCCCCGTCCTTCAGCAAGCTCCCACCTTCCAAGGCCAGCAAGTCATCCAAAGGCAAGGACGGGCTCGAGGTGGAGGCTCCTTCTCGAAAGCGAAAGTTATCCCCTGGGCCCGCCACTTTCAAACGGACCTGCATCCTGGAGCCCACTGGAAAAGGCAAACCCTCTGGCTGCCGGGGCCTCTCGGCCAAGACTAAAACAGGCCTGGGCATGGGGCTTAATGGGACGGTGGAGCCGAGAGTGAAGCGGGCAGGGCCCCTGGACTGTCGGGGTTCCCCTCATCAGCCCCCCACGCCAGTCAAGGCTTCTCAGCTGGACAACCAGGGAGCGGCTGGACACCCGGCCAAGGCCCTGCCGACCAACTGCCTCTCTGAGGAGGAGGTAGCCAAGAAGCGGAAAAACCTGGCCACTTACTGCCGGCCAGTGAAGGCCAAGCACTGCCAGGCTGGTGCTCCTGCCGACGCGGCCTGCTCTGTGCGCCGCAAGAAACCGGGTCCGGCCCTGGCCTTTGAGGAGAAGTGTTCTACACTGAAG GACTTGGAGCTACCTCTGTTCCCTGAAGGAGAGGAAGCTGGACTCCATGAGCTCAGATAA
- the ATXN7L2 gene encoding ataxin-7-like protein 2 isoform X2, translating to MAVRERAAAAMAALERRVPSLDDFAGQSWSSWVERAELPAADGAELEESNKNLKKLDAMTLIKEDMSIFGHCPAHDDFYLVVCNHCSQVVKPQAFQKHCERRHGPLSKLYARAPPPPPAPASSQKCHVVNGQGPACRAPGSTKTSSREKGQGSRSRGHQPPEKTQKDNLCLFVPVVNLEKMSSLPKPDGHGIRVAPPSAFLSQPAGLTKDSPGKNPMASPSKELPGRGSIEITPSEGPSHRAEGSPSEKEPGGARLPPKAHRKMARKECDLNRQCGVINPETKKICTRLLTCKIHSVHQRREVQGRAKDFDVLVAELKANSRKGESPKEKSPGRKEAALERPSQEPPSSVQVVAAVAAPSSTFSARAKQTYPYCALPRSRASSESELDDEGPCGGVGDPGLFPFPLPRGGAQASSEESEEEGTSDDLHLPTDCHYATRPPRPQAFCTFGSRLVSPGCYVFSRRLDRFCSALSSMLERHLSSHMWKKIPPAAEPPSHLVSSPPSAPLSPSSAGSCPRLPGPPPRPACPASTPPTKDSLGPGYPAGSPSVAAACSQAECMGGSQAITSPLPANTPSPSFSKLPPSKASKSSKGKDGLEVEAPSRKRKLSPGPATFKRTCILEPTGKGKPSGCRGLSAKTKTGLGMGLNGTVEPRVKRAGPLDCRGSPHQPPTPVKASQLDNQGAAGHPAKALPTNCLSEEEVAKKRKNLATYCRPVKAKHCQAGAPADAACSVRRKKPGPALAFEEKCSTLKDLELPLFPEGEEAGLHELR from the exons ATGGCGGTGCGTGAACGCGCGGCGGCAGCAATGGCCGCTCTGGAGCGGCGGGTGCCGAGTCTCGATGACTTCGCGGGACAGAGCTGGAGCTCGTGGGTGGAGCGGGCCGAGCTGCCCGCGGCCGACG GGGCTGAGTTGGAGGAGAGTAACAAAAACCTGAAGAAGTTGGATGCCATGACCCTCATTAAAGAAG ACATGTCCATCTTCGGGCACTGCCCTGCCCATGACGACTTCTATTTGGTTGTATGTAACCATTGCAGCCAAGTGGTGAAGCCTCAAGCTTTCCAGAAGCACTGCG AAAGAAGACATGGGCCGCTCAGCAAGCTTTACGCCcgggccccacccccacctccagcccctgccaGCTCTCAGAAATGCCATGTAGTGAACGGTCAGGGCCCAGCTTGTAGGGCCCCAGGTTCCACCAAAACCTCCTCCAGGGAGAAGGGCCAGGGGTCCCGGAGCCGTGGCCACCAGCCTCCTGAGAAGACCCAGAAGGACAACCTCTG CCTTTTCGTGCCTGTGGTGAATCTGGAAAAGATGTCCAGTCTCCCGAAGCCCGATGGACACGGAATCAGGGTGGCTCCACCCTCTGCTTTCCTCAGCCAGCCGGCTGGCCTCACCAAGGACTCCCCTGGAAAAAACCCCATGGCATCCCCTTCTAAAGAACTTCCTGGCAGGGGGAGCATCGAGATAACCCCCAGCGAGGGCCCCAGTCACCGGGCTGAAGGCAGCCCGTCTGAAAAGGAGCCTGGTGGGGCCAGGCTGCCCCCTAAAGCCCACCGGAAGATGGCTC GGAAGGAGTGCGACCTCAACAGGCAGTGTGGGGTAATAAATCCAGAGACCAAAAAGATCTGTACCCGCCTGCTGACCTGCAAG ATCCACTCCGTGCACCAGCGCAGGGAAGTCCAGGGCCGAGCCAAGGACTTTGACGTGCTGGTGGCAGAGCTGAAGGCCAACTCCCGCAAAGGGGAGTCTCCCAAGGAGAAGAGCCCAGGGCGCAAGGAGGCAGCTCTTGagcgcccctcccaggagccccccTCCTCAGTCCAGGTTGTGGCAGCAGTGGCTGCTCCCAGCAGCACCTTCTCTGCTCGTGCCAAGCAGACCTACCCATACTGTGCACTGCCCAG GTCCCGGGCGTCCTCTGAGAGTGAGTTGGATGATGAAGGCCCTTGTGGTGGTGTTGGGGACCCAGGCCTgttccccttccccctgccccggGGTGGTGCCCAGGCCTCCAGCGAGGAGAGTGAGGAGGAGGGGACATCTGATGACCTCCACCTCCCCACTGACTGCCATTATGCAACCCGGCCCCCTCGGCCGCAGGCG TTCTGCACCTTTGGGAGCCGGCTGGTGAGTCCAGGATGCTATGTGTTTAGCCGCCGGCTGGACAGGTTCTGCTCGGCACTGAGCTCTATGCTGGAACGGCACCTCAGCTCACACATGTGGAA GAAGATCCCCCCGGCGGCTGAGCCTCCATCCCACCTTGTCAGCTCCCCGCCATCTGCTCCCCTGAGCCCATCCTCTGCGGGCAGTTGCCCCCGCCTTCCAGGCCCACCCCCCAGACCCGCCTGCCCAGCCTCCACGCCCCCCACCAAGGACAGTCTTGGCCCCGGCTACCCTGCAGGCTCCCCCAGCGTGGCAGCCGCCTGCAGCCAGGCGGAGTGCATGGGCGGGAGCCAGGCTATCACCTCACCACTGCCTGCCAACACACCTTCCCCGTCCTTCAGCAAGCTCCCACCTTCCAAGGCCAGCAAGTCATCCAAAGGCAAGGACGGGCTCGAGGTGGAGGCTCCTTCTCGAAAGCGAAAGTTATCCCCTGGGCCCGCCACTTTCAAACGGACCTGCATCCTGGAGCCCACTGGAAAAGGCAAACCCTCTGGCTGCCGGGGCCTCTCGGCCAAGACTAAAACAGGCCTGGGCATGGGGCTTAATGGGACGGTGGAGCCGAGAGTGAAGCGGGCAGGGCCCCTGGACTGTCGGGGTTCCCCTCATCAGCCCCCCACGCCAGTCAAGGCTTCTCAGCTGGACAACCAGGGAGCGGCTGGACACCCGGCCAAGGCCCTGCCGACCAACTGCCTCTCTGAGGAGGAGGTAGCCAAGAAGCGGAAAAACCTGGCCACTTACTGCCGGCCAGTGAAGGCCAAGCACTGCCAGGCTGGTGCTCCTGCCGACGCGGCCTGCTCTGTGCGCCGCAAGAAACCGGGTCCGGCCCTGGCCTTTGAGGAGAAGTGTTCTACACTGAAG GACTTGGAGCTACCTCTGTTCCCTGAAGGAGAGGAAGCTGGACTCCATGAGCTCAGATAA